A portion of the Etheostoma cragini isolate CJK2018 chromosome 13, CSU_Ecrag_1.0, whole genome shotgun sequence genome contains these proteins:
- the stt3a gene encoding dolichyl-diphosphooligosaccharide--protein glycosyltransferase subunit STT3A: MSKMGFLRLSYEKQDTLLKLLILSMAAILSFSTRLFSVLRFESVIHEFDPYFNYRTTRFLAEEGFYKFHNWFDDRAWYPLGRIIGGTIYPGLMVTSAVLYHTLHFFHITIDIRNVCVFLAPLFSSFTAIVTYHFTKELKDAGAGLLAAAMIAVVPGYISRSVAGSYDNEGIAIFCMLLTYYMWIKAVKTGSVYWSSMCALAYFYMVSSWGGYVFLINLIPLHVLVLMLTGRFSHRIYVAYCTVYCLGTILSMQISFVGFQPVQSSEHMAAFGVFGLCQIHAFVDYLRSKLNAQQFEVLFKSVISLVGFLLLSVGTVLMLTGKISPWTGRFYSLLDPSYAKNNIPIIASVSEHQPTTWSSYYFDLQLLVFMFPVGLYYCFNNLSDARIFIIMYGVTSMYFSAVMVRLMLVLAPVMCILSGIGVSQVLTTYMKNLDVSRPDKKSKKQQDSTYPIKNEVASGMILVMAFFLITYTFHSTWVTSEAYSSPSIVLSARGGDGSRIIFDDFREAYYWLRHNTPEDAKVMSWWDYGYQITAMANRTILVDNNTWNNTHISRVGQAMASTEERAYEIMRELDVSYVLVIFGGLTGYSSDDINKFLWMVRIGGSTDTGKHIKEHDYYTPTGEFRVDREGSPVLLNCLMYKMCYYRFGQVYTEAKRPPGYDRVRNAEIGNKDFELDVLEEAYTTEHWLVRIYKVKDLDNRGLSRT, translated from the exons atgtccaaaatggGCTTCCTCCGTCTGTCCTATGAGAAACAGGACACACTGCTGAAGCTGCTCATCCTGTCTATGGCTGCCATCCTCT caTTCTCCACCAGACTCTTTTCTGTCTTGAGGTTCGAGAGTGTCATCCATGAGTTTGATCC GTACTTTAACTACCGTACCACTCGCTTCTTGGCAGAAGAAGGATTTTATAAGTTTCACAACTGGTTCGATGACAGGGCATGGTATCCCTTGGGGAGGATCATTGGTGGCACCATTTATCCAG GACTGATGGTCACCTCTGCTGTCCTGTACCACACcctgcattttttccacatcacCATTGACATCCGTAATGTCTGCGTCTTCCTGGCTCCCTTGTTCTCCTCCTTCACCGCCATAGTCACCTACCACTTCACCAAGGAGTTGAAG GATGCAGGCGCTGGGCTTCTGGCTGCTGCCATGATTGCAGTGGTGCCTGGTTATATCTCTCGCTCTGTTGCTGGCTCCTATGATAATGAAG GTATTGCCATCTTCTGCATGCTGTTGACCTATTACATGTGGATCAAGGCTGTGAAAACAGGCTCCGTGTACTGGTCATCCATGTGCGCACTGGCCTACTTCTACATG GTTTCCTCATGGGGTGGCTACGTGTTCCTGATCAACCTCATCCCTCTCCACGTGCTGGTTCTGATGCTCACGGGCCGATTCTCTCACCGAATCTACGTGGCTTACTGCACGGTCTACTGCCTGGGCACCATCCTCTCCATGCAGATCTCTTTTGTTGGTTTCCAG CCGGTACAGTCTTCAGAGCACATGGCAGCCTTCGGTGTGTTCGGCTTGTGCCAGATTCATGCCTTTGTGGACTATCTGCGCAGCAAACTCAACGCACAGCAGTTTGAGGTGCTCTTCAAGAGCGTCATCTCCCTGGTGGgcttcctgctgctgtcagtggGCACTGTTCTCATGCTAACTG GTAAGATCTCTCCATGGACCGGTCGTTTCTACTCCCTGCTGGACCCCTCCTATGCCAAGAACAACATCCCCATCATCGCCTCCGTCTCTGAGCACCAGCCCACAACCTGGTCCTCGTACTACTTTGACCTGCAGCTGCTGGTCTTCATGTTCCCAG TTGGTCTTTACTACTGTTTCAACAACCTGTCTGACGCCAGGATCTTCATCATCATGTACGGAGTCACCAGCATGTACTTCTCGGCTGTCATG GTGCGTCTGATGTTGGTTCTGGCTCCAGTCATGTGCATCCTGTCAGGCATTGGTGTGTCCCAGGTGCTAACCACTTACATGAAGAATTTGGATGTCAGCCGGCCAGACAAGAAGAGTAAGAAGCAGCAGGACTCCACCTACCCCATCAAAAATGAG GTTGCCAGTGGGATGATTCTGGTCATGGCCTTCTTCCTCATCACATACACCTTCCACTCTACCTGGGTGACCAGCGAGGCCTACTCCTCTCCCTCCATTGTCCTGTCGGCCCGCGGCGGTGACGGCAGCCGGATCATCTTCGACGACTTCAGAGAGGCGTACTACTGGCTCCGCCACAACACTCCTGAG GATGCCAAAGTCATGTCATGGTGGGATTATGGCTATCAGATAACCGCCATGGCAAATCGAACCATTCTGGTGGACAACAACACAtggaacaacacacacatctccagAGTTGGACAG GCCATGGCATCCACAGAAGAGAGGGCCTATGAGATCATGAGGGAGCTGGACGTCAGTTACGTCCTGGTCATCTTTGGAGGACTGACGGGCTATTCTTCAGATG ACATCAACAAGTTTCTGTGGATGGTCCGTATCGGGGGAAGCACGGACACGGGCAAACACATCAAGGAGCACGACTACTACACTCCCACCGGAGAGTTCCGAGTGGACCGCGAGGGCTCGCCTGTCCTGCTCAACTGCCTCATGTACAAGATGTGCTACTACCGCTTCGGCCAGGTCTACACAGAGGCCA AGCGCCCACCTGGTTATGACCGAGTGAGGAACGCTGAGATTGGGAACAAAGACTTTGAGCTGGATGTGCTGGAGGAGGCCTACACAACAGAGCACTGGCTGGTTAGGATATACAAG gTCAAAGATCTGGACAACCGGGGTCTTTCAAGGACATAA